In Rhodothermales bacterium, one DNA window encodes the following:
- a CDS encoding DUF1772 domain-containing protein → MNRIDWKTIMAAVGVAGTAAFVGNMLTIGLGFGGYWQSLDPTVFMAWFAENFFRFLIPTVMSVLPFSLVGLGASVWLARKDRSTQRYWTGALACVVVACLITAVYHLPTNFAFASQTMSPAETSATLSTWLLMHWVRVAFALVGTGLSLEAFRRGAARAQIMLM, encoded by the coding sequence ATGAATCGAATCGACTGGAAGACGATCATGGCCGCTGTCGGCGTCGCCGGGACCGCGGCCTTCGTCGGCAACATGCTCACGATCGGCCTGGGCTTCGGTGGCTACTGGCAGAGCCTGGACCCGACCGTGTTCATGGCCTGGTTCGCGGAGAACTTCTTCCGCTTCCTCATCCCGACCGTAATGAGCGTATTGCCGTTCTCCCTCGTCGGGCTCGGCGCGTCGGTCTGGCTCGCACGAAAGGACCGATCCACGCAGCGCTATTGGACGGGGGCCCTCGCCTGCGTCGTCGTCGCGTGCCTCATCACCGCCGTGTATCACCTCCCGACGAACTTCGCGTTCGCGTCGCAGACGATGAGTCCGGCCGAGACGAGCGCGACGCTCTCGACGTGGCTGCTGATGCATTGGGTGCGTGTGGCGTTCGCCCTCGTGGGGACGGGGCTGAGCCTGGAGGCCTTCCGACGCGGGGCCGCTAGAGCGCAGATCATGTTGATGTAA